A stretch of the Pirellulales bacterium genome encodes the following:
- the pgk gene encoding phosphoglycerate kinase — translation MAVSNESMLTWCRALLGADSSAPRKSLEQYLAEVPRLETLGNLPSGTAVLVRGDLDAKPGAEIGQGDQRLRSMVDTLRFGIDHGWRQVIFGHIGRKPEGSLKAVAARIGRLLDMKAPLVSDWLDDEALVIRAPAAAAVADCPPGGVVVFDNTRRYKVERVLWDAAPDDLPALVPHLAKFANEFATKIARAYVNEALSAGSLDSSSTVVPAAMDRVALGRYVGSEFDGPMRRCLKTQLVVFSGLKIDKLDDLQAMIDRGTIRWVLAAGSLAMALKKAAAQLDGATFGLGLAEEETQNDKPFYIGPERIEQARRMISAGREKGIQFVLPVDFVLGDGRVSKTIGPGEQQFDVGPETSALFERKIGEFLESVRPQLGGASAPVAFHNGVFGMFEDPRFENGTRQFINQLKRMKDAGVDVYVGGGEGGTALEKYGKPDWVTHCFTAGGTVLNALGSAPVPYLQSLSMAAARPN, via the coding sequence ATGGCCGTTTCCAATGAATCGATGCTAACGTGGTGCCGCGCCCTTCTCGGGGCCGATTCTTCCGCTCCGCGAAAATCGCTCGAGCAATATCTCGCCGAAGTGCCGCGGCTCGAAACGCTCGGCAACTTACCCAGCGGGACGGCCGTGTTGGTCCGCGGCGACCTCGATGCAAAGCCGGGGGCGGAAATCGGACAAGGCGACCAGCGGCTCCGATCGATGGTCGATACTCTGCGCTTCGGAATTGATCACGGTTGGAGGCAAGTGATCTTCGGCCATATCGGCCGCAAACCGGAGGGCTCGTTGAAAGCCGTTGCCGCTCGAATTGGGCGGTTGCTCGATATGAAGGCGCCGCTGGTTTCCGATTGGCTCGACGACGAAGCGCTGGTGATCCGTGCTCCGGCGGCCGCGGCGGTGGCCGATTGCCCGCCGGGCGGGGTTGTCGTGTTCGACAATACACGTCGCTATAAGGTCGAACGTGTGCTTTGGGACGCGGCGCCCGACGATCTGCCGGCGCTCGTGCCTCATCTGGCCAAATTTGCGAACGAGTTTGCGACCAAGATCGCACGCGCTTATGTCAACGAAGCGCTTTCGGCCGGGAGTTTGGACAGTTCTTCGACCGTTGTTCCAGCGGCGATGGATCGGGTTGCGTTGGGACGCTATGTCGGATCAGAATTCGATGGCCCGATGCGCCGCTGCCTGAAAACGCAATTGGTCGTGTTCAGCGGCTTGAAAATCGATAAGCTCGACGATCTGCAAGCGATGATCGATCGCGGAACGATTCGTTGGGTGCTTGCGGCCGGTTCGCTCGCAATGGCATTGAAGAAAGCCGCCGCTCAGCTCGACGGCGCCACCTTTGGCCTCGGCTTGGCGGAGGAGGAAACGCAAAACGACAAGCCTTTTTACATCGGTCCGGAACGAATCGAGCAGGCCCGGCGAATGATTTCGGCCGGGCGAGAAAAGGGAATCCAATTCGTGCTGCCGGTCGATTTCGTGCTCGGCGACGGCCGGGTGTCGAAAACGATCGGCCCGGGCGAGCAGCAATTCGATGTCGGCCCGGAAACGAGCGCACTGTTCGAGCGGAAAATCGGCGAATTCCTCGAATCGGTGCGGCCGCAATTGGGCGGGGCGTCGGCGCCGGTCGCTTTTCACAACGGTGTGTTCGGGATGTTCGAAGACCCTCGATTCGAAAACGGGACTCGGCAATTCATCAATCAATTGAAGCGGATGAAAGACGCCGGTGTCGACGTGTACGTCGGTGGTGGCGAGGGGGGCACCGCGCTCGAAAAATATGGCAAGCCCGACTGGGTGACTCATTGCTTCACCGCCGGCGGCACGGTGCTCAACGCGCTCGGCAGCGCGCCGGTTCCGTATCTGCAATCGCTGTCGATGGCGGCGGCTCGCCCGAATTAA
- a CDS encoding MiaB/RimO family radical SAM methylthiotransferase, giving the protein MPGILRTVTLGCKVNQYETEYVRQGLLRAGFRDAERDESADLCVVNTCTVTVEGDAKSRQTIRQLAKHNPRARIVVMGCYATRAAEEVARLPGVAEVVTDKRELPDLLGRFGVVDIPSGISTFANRQRAYVKVQDGCLLRCSFCIIPQIRPHFASRPPQEIVDEVSRLVADGFREIVLTGIHLGHYGVEQNRGRAKSEWLRLASLVERIAKGLTGGRPQRGEQAHFAPSASQNEPVRGPRSGAEFRLRLSSIEATEVTRELLAVMAAWPQRICPHLHVSMQSGSEAILRRMRRRWGPKRFLDRCRLAQSMLDAPALTTDIIVGFPGETEADFQATCDLAREVGFSKLHIFPFSARPGTAAAAMVGQVPPEVKAERCRRLAGLEVELRDRYFRQLIGRRLQVLVESPVPERPGQMIGTACRYAPVELVGTPAQRRQFREVVASEVRGDRIIGVAG; this is encoded by the coding sequence ATGCCTGGCATTCTTCGCACCGTCACGCTCGGCTGCAAGGTGAATCAGTATGAGACGGAATACGTGCGGCAAGGGCTATTGCGGGCCGGTTTTCGCGATGCGGAACGCGACGAATCGGCCGACCTGTGCGTCGTGAACACGTGCACGGTGACCGTGGAGGGGGACGCCAAGAGCCGGCAGACGATTCGGCAACTCGCCAAGCACAATCCGCGGGCTCGGATCGTGGTGATGGGCTGCTACGCCACCCGCGCGGCCGAGGAAGTGGCCCGATTGCCGGGCGTCGCCGAAGTGGTGACGGACAAACGCGAACTGCCCGACCTGCTTGGGCGTTTCGGCGTGGTGGATATTCCAAGCGGCATCTCGACGTTCGCCAATCGACAGCGGGCGTATGTCAAGGTGCAAGATGGCTGCTTGCTTCGTTGCAGCTTTTGCATTATTCCGCAAATTCGGCCGCACTTCGCCAGCCGGCCGCCGCAGGAAATTGTCGACGAGGTCAGTCGGCTCGTGGCGGATGGTTTTCGCGAGATCGTGCTCACCGGAATTCATCTGGGGCATTACGGCGTCGAACAGAATCGCGGGCGAGCGAAATCGGAATGGCTGCGCCTCGCGAGTTTGGTTGAGCGGATTGCGAAGGGTCTAACCGGAGGCCGCCCGCAGCGCGGGGAACAGGCGCATTTTGCTCCCAGTGCATCGCAAAATGAGCCAGTCCGCGGTCCTCGCTCAGGCGCGGAATTTCGCTTGCGGCTTTCGAGCATCGAGGCCACGGAGGTGACGCGCGAGTTGCTCGCTGTGATGGCAGCGTGGCCGCAAAGGATTTGCCCACACTTGCATGTATCGATGCAAAGCGGCTCGGAAGCGATCTTGCGGCGGATGCGCCGGCGGTGGGGCCCGAAACGTTTTCTCGACCGTTGCCGGCTGGCGCAATCGATGCTGGACGCGCCGGCGCTGACGACCGATATCATTGTCGGCTTTCCGGGCGAAACGGAGGCCGATTTTCAAGCCACATGCGATTTGGCGCGCGAAGTCGGATTTTCGAAGCTTCACATTTTCCCGTTCAGCGCCCGGCCGGGAACGGCTGCGGCGGCGATGGTCGGGCAGGTGCCGCCGGAAGTGAAGGCCGAGCGCTGCCGGCGGCTGGCGGGGTTGGAAGTCGAGCTGCGCGATCGATATTTTCGACAACTCATCGGCCGGCGATTGCAAGTGCTGGTTGAATCGCCGGTGCCCGAGCGGCCCGGTCAAATGATCGGCACGGCATGCCGCTATGCGCCGGTGGAACTCGTCGGCACTCCGGCGCAACGGCGGCAGTTTCGCGAAGTGGTTGCCAGCGAGGTCCGCGGCGATCGGATCATCGGCGTGGCCGGATAG
- a CDS encoding ATP-dependent Clp protease adaptor ClpS, translating to MADQQEAAVAEPPVQTQEPAVQTERTTKTDKRSKPKRQPPYHVILWDDNDHSYNYVIAMLQKLFGHPPERGFQLAKEVDTRGKAIVLTTTREHAELKRDQIHAFGKDDLSAGCKGSMSATIEPSV from the coding sequence GTGGCGGATCAACAAGAAGCGGCCGTGGCCGAACCGCCGGTTCAAACGCAAGAGCCGGCCGTTCAGACCGAACGAACGACCAAGACGGACAAGCGCAGCAAGCCGAAGCGTCAGCCACCGTATCATGTCATCCTCTGGGACGACAACGACCACAGCTACAACTACGTCATCGCGATGCTCCAAAAGCTTTTCGGCCATCCGCCGGAGCGCGGCTTTCAGTTGGCGAAAGAAGTCGACACCCGAGGCAAGGCCATCGTTTTGACAACGACTCGCGAGCACGCCGAGTTGAAGCGCGACCAAATCCACGCCTTCGGTAAAGACGACCTCTCGGCCGGCTGCAAAGGATCCATGTCGGCAACAATCGAGCCGTCGGTGTGA
- a CDS encoding dipeptidase encodes MPDLDAYLDQNAARFEDDLCQLLRIPSISADTARRGDVDRAADWVLGQFQSLGLHAEKIPTAGNPLIYAESPPVEDMPVALVYGHYDVQPVDPLSEWTTPPFEPTRRNGNIYARGATDDKGQMLTHIKGTEAWLKTTGKLPIQLKFLIEGEEEVGSNNLDPFIAANKQKLACDVVVISDSSQFAPGKPAITYGLRGIAYYEVRLTGPKQDLHSGTFGGGVTNPANVLCRMLAALVDSDGRVLVPGFYDSVVPLTDAERHQFRELPFDENAFMHQLGVSGLSGEAGYTTLERRWARPTCDINGLWSGYQGEGAKTVLPARAGAKFSFRLVPNQDPQRISASLERMLRATLPPGLRMELIDTHGAPGVVVPLESPFMAAAAEAIRRAFEAKPVFIREGGSIPVVGAFHDQLGVDTLLLGWGLDDDNTHSPNEKFNLADFHRGIRASAYLWAELAKTRGDCPLAEEAGLGLS; translated from the coding sequence ATGCCCGATCTCGACGCTTATCTCGACCAAAACGCCGCGCGATTCGAAGACGATCTGTGCCAACTGCTTCGCATTCCGAGCATCAGCGCCGACACGGCCCGCCGCGGCGACGTCGATCGAGCAGCGGATTGGGTGCTCGGGCAGTTTCAATCGCTCGGCCTGCACGCTGAAAAAATCCCAACCGCCGGCAATCCGTTGATCTATGCCGAATCGCCGCCGGTCGAGGATATGCCGGTGGCGCTCGTCTACGGCCACTACGATGTTCAGCCGGTCGATCCGCTTTCGGAATGGACCACGCCGCCGTTCGAGCCGACCCGCCGCAATGGCAATATCTATGCCCGCGGCGCGACCGACGACAAAGGCCAGATGCTCACCCACATCAAAGGCACCGAGGCGTGGCTCAAGACCACCGGCAAGCTGCCGATCCAGCTCAAGTTTCTGATCGAAGGGGAAGAGGAAGTCGGCAGCAACAATCTCGATCCCTTCATCGCTGCGAATAAACAAAAGCTGGCCTGCGATGTGGTCGTAATCAGCGATTCGAGCCAGTTCGCACCCGGCAAGCCGGCGATCACCTACGGCCTGCGCGGTATTGCCTACTACGAAGTGCGTCTGACCGGCCCGAAACAAGATCTGCACTCGGGCACATTCGGCGGCGGCGTGACCAATCCGGCCAATGTGCTGTGCCGCATGTTGGCCGCGCTCGTTGATTCCGACGGTCGAGTGCTGGTGCCGGGATTTTACGATTCCGTCGTGCCGCTGACCGATGCCGAGCGCCATCAGTTTCGCGAACTGCCGTTCGACGAAAATGCGTTCATGCATCAGCTCGGCGTTTCGGGCCTCTCGGGCGAAGCCGGCTACACCACGCTGGAGCGCCGCTGGGCTCGACCGACGTGCGACATCAATGGCCTATGGAGCGGCTATCAAGGCGAAGGGGCCAAGACCGTGCTACCCGCTCGGGCCGGCGCGAAATTCAGTTTCCGCTTGGTGCCGAATCAAGATCCACAGCGAATCTCGGCATCGCTGGAAAGAATGCTCCGCGCGACGCTCCCGCCCGGATTGAGGATGGAATTGATCGACACGCACGGCGCGCCGGGCGTGGTCGTGCCGCTGGAAAGCCCGTTCATGGCCGCAGCCGCGGAGGCGATTCGCCGGGCGTTCGAAGCCAAGCCGGTATTCATTCGCGAAGGGGGCTCGATTCCCGTTGTCGGCGCCTTCCACGATCAGCTTGGAGTCGATACGCTGCTCTTGGGCTGGGGCCTGGACGACGACAACACGCACAGCCCCAACGAAAAATTCAACCTCGCCGACTTCCACCGCGGCATCCGCGCCAGCGCCTACCTGTGGGCCGAACTAGCGAAAACCCGCGGCGATTGCCCGCTGGCGGAAGAAGCCGGATTAGGGTTGAGCTGA
- the serS gene encoding serine--tRNA ligase has translation MLDRRFIVENVELVTRNTATRGSKADVARFVGLEAQRKAKQTESDELNRKANEVSKSIGQTKDPAEREARKAEGRRLREQCTAAEAELAKIAQEADAILRAIPNLTHPAAPIGADDQANLELRRGKTPLPTFNFKPLDHVQLAEKLDLIDFESGAKVAGHGFYFLKNETVLLELAMQRYAVDLLMREGFTPTITPDLARNEILQGIGFTPRGPETQIYSIADSDLSLVATAEITLGGLLADTVLEEEGLPLKFCGISHCYRTEAGAHGRATRGLYRVHQFTKIEMFAFTLPDKSDAMLDYLCELECRIFDGLGIPYRVVDTATGDLGGPAYRKFDLEAWMPGRGESGEFGEVTSTSNCTDYQSRRLGIRYRKGTEKGTHFVHTLNGTAIAISRGLIAILENYQLPDGSILVPEVLRTWVGKEVIERR, from the coding sequence ATGCTCGACCGCCGCTTTATCGTCGAAAACGTCGAACTCGTGACTCGCAACACCGCCACGCGCGGCTCGAAAGCCGATGTCGCGCGGTTCGTCGGGCTCGAAGCCCAACGCAAGGCCAAGCAAACCGAGTCCGACGAACTGAATCGCAAAGCGAACGAGGTCAGCAAATCGATCGGGCAAACCAAAGATCCCGCCGAGCGCGAGGCCCGCAAAGCCGAGGGCCGCCGCCTGCGCGAGCAATGCACCGCCGCCGAGGCCGAGCTCGCCAAAATTGCCCAAGAGGCCGACGCAATCCTGCGCGCCATTCCGAACCTCACGCATCCCGCTGCCCCGATCGGCGCCGACGATCAGGCGAATCTCGAACTCCGCCGCGGCAAGACGCCGCTGCCAACGTTCAATTTCAAACCGCTCGACCATGTGCAGCTTGCGGAAAAGCTGGATCTGATCGATTTCGAGTCCGGCGCGAAAGTCGCCGGCCACGGTTTTTATTTCCTCAAGAACGAAACGGTGCTGCTCGAATTGGCGATGCAGCGTTACGCCGTCGATCTCTTGATGCGCGAAGGTTTCACGCCCACGATCACGCCCGACTTGGCCCGCAACGAAATCTTGCAAGGCATCGGCTTCACGCCGCGCGGCCCGGAAACGCAAATCTATAGCATCGCCGATTCCGACCTGAGCCTCGTGGCCACGGCCGAGATCACGCTCGGCGGCCTGCTGGCCGACACGGTGCTCGAGGAAGAGGGCCTGCCGCTGAAATTCTGCGGCATCAGCCATTGCTACCGCACCGAAGCCGGCGCCCACGGCCGCGCGACCCGCGGGCTATACCGCGTTCATCAGTTCACGAAGATCGAGATGTTCGCCTTCACGCTCCCCGACAAAAGCGACGCCATGCTCGACTACCTTTGCGAACTGGAATGCCGAATTTTCGACGGCCTCGGCATTCCGTATCGCGTGGTCGATACTGCAACGGGCGATCTCGGCGGCCCAGCCTATCGCAAATTTGATTTAGAAGCCTGGATGCCGGGCCGTGGCGAATCCGGCGAATTCGGCGAAGTGACGAGCACCTCGAACTGCACCGACTACCAATCCCGCCGCCTCGGCATCCGCTACCGCAAAGGCACGGAAAAAGGCACCCATTTCGTCCACACCCTAAACGGCACCGCCATCGCCATCAGCCGCGGCCTGATCGCCATCTTGGAAAATTATCAATTGCCCGACGGATCAATCCTGGTGCCGGAGGTGTTGCGGACATGGGTGGGCAAGGAAGTGATTGAGCGGCGGTGA
- a CDS encoding prenyltransferase/squalene oxidase repeat-containing protein: protein MWEQTREQIHWYAASTVVHMLVFAAALLILGAIHFPAPAAPSGFVPVNDDVRVRPPLEPIESFVAPLDTSQLNTDDLNNPQFKVTSQGNAGNDALSDRGGGRQNAAGPDGGGFGGFNVQATGPGPIVRGGGGIGAGHGFGDQPGSGGDGTGFGGRGRKGEMLGKYGGTKNTEMAVIAALNWFARHRNANGSWSLSRFAAHCVGNPCTGPGSAESDVAATSLSLLTFLAAGQTHKSQGPYQPVVNQGIFWLIKHQARNGNLAADSPVAQMYAHALATLTLCECYGMTKDQKVGDAAALAVAFIEAAQNQATGGWRYVPQDPTGGDTSVLGWQVMALHSAQLAGVPVRLTTLDNAKRWLGSVCKGNYRGLYSYQEANEPTPTMTAIGMLSWQYMGMRPDDPAMVEGKQYLLEHLPDNGRRDTYYWYYATQVMHNLMGRDWDVWNHQMRKTLIEAQCHSGCAAGSWDPEFPTLDTWGPQGGRIVTTAFSTLTLEVYYRYLPLYQEGGSASDALAPR, encoded by the coding sequence ATGTGGGAGCAAACGCGGGAGCAAATTCATTGGTATGCCGCCAGCACAGTGGTTCACATGCTCGTGTTTGCCGCGGCGCTGTTGATCCTGGGGGCGATTCATTTTCCCGCCCCGGCGGCGCCGAGCGGCTTCGTGCCCGTCAACGACGATGTGCGCGTCAGGCCGCCGCTTGAGCCGATCGAATCGTTCGTCGCTCCGCTGGATACAAGCCAACTCAATACCGACGATCTGAACAATCCGCAATTCAAAGTGACAAGCCAGGGCAACGCCGGCAACGACGCGTTGAGCGATCGCGGCGGCGGAAGGCAAAATGCCGCCGGGCCGGATGGCGGCGGATTCGGCGGATTCAATGTGCAGGCCACCGGTCCCGGGCCAATTGTTCGCGGCGGCGGGGGCATCGGCGCGGGCCACGGCTTCGGAGATCAACCCGGCAGCGGCGGCGATGGAACCGGCTTCGGCGGCCGTGGCCGCAAGGGCGAAATGCTCGGCAAATACGGCGGCACGAAAAACACCGAAATGGCCGTGATCGCGGCGCTGAATTGGTTTGCCCGCCATCGCAATGCCAATGGCAGTTGGAGCCTGTCGCGCTTCGCCGCGCATTGCGTCGGCAATCCTTGCACGGGCCCCGGCAGCGCCGAATCGGATGTCGCTGCCACGTCGCTATCGCTGCTGACATTCCTCGCCGCCGGCCAGACGCACAAAAGCCAAGGCCCGTATCAGCCGGTCGTCAACCAGGGAATCTTTTGGCTGATCAAGCATCAGGCCCGCAATGGAAATCTCGCGGCCGATTCGCCAGTGGCCCAGATGTATGCCCATGCCCTTGCCACTCTGACGCTCTGCGAATGCTACGGCATGACGAAGGACCAAAAAGTCGGCGATGCGGCAGCGCTGGCTGTGGCATTCATCGAGGCAGCTCAAAACCAGGCCACGGGCGGCTGGCGCTACGTGCCGCAGGATCCCACCGGTGGCGACACATCGGTGCTCGGTTGGCAAGTCATGGCCTTGCACAGCGCTCAACTGGCCGGAGTGCCCGTGCGGCTGACCACGCTCGACAACGCAAAACGCTGGCTCGGCTCGGTCTGCAAGGGGAACTATCGCGGGCTCTATTCCTATCAAGAAGCGAACGAGCCAACGCCGACGATGACGGCCATCGGCATGCTGTCGTGGCAATATATGGGCATGCGGCCGGACGACCCGGCAATGGTCGAAGGAAAGCAGTATCTGCTCGAGCACCTGCCCGACAACGGCCGCCGCGACACATATTACTGGTACTACGCCACGCAGGTGATGCACAATCTGATGGGCCGCGATTGGGACGTTTGGAACCACCAGATGCGCAAGACGCTGATCGAGGCCCAATGCCACAGCGGTTGCGCGGCCGGGAGCTGGGATCCGGAATTCCCGACGCTCGACACGTGGGGCCCGCAAGGGGGTCGGATCGTGACCACCGCCTTCTCGACGCTGACGCTCGAGGTCTACTATCGCTACCTGCCGCTCTATCAAGAGGGCGGCAGCGCTTCGGACGCTTTGGCCCCGCGGTAG
- a CDS encoding PQQ-binding-like beta-propeller repeat protein, with amino-acid sequence MSAIWLFQIAPPVRAQWGQTVAGDLSPTIRVDEIDPAARALLERVKANVAEKQWDEAVDTLRQVMEQQGTKLIRLDETRFIPVREYCQIRLAELPDSARALYRSRVDPLAKQWYDEGLAAHNAEPLRRVVDQLFLSSWTDKALLALGDMALEEGAFSRARWCWERISPALRTPDGRPLWLDLRAARETGAAAIAAKPPEPAAQAKGVASAPQWLAYPDTRLNLAEVRARLVLASILEGSLVRARIELADFARRHPETRGKIAGREGAYADLLAGMLKTAEQRPAPKPPTDWLTFADSFDRTMSAAPDPGPHTAWSRPIDLPLNHAGPFRADVNINREPFGLPERRPAEDQRSLMCFHPLVVGNLVLLNSLDKIYAFDLRTGEPAWPDKTKPEMGEIYSGRARQDTFVGDTAGNQFHTFGVPRFTMSVVAQRLYARLGSPITGRQLGSGVSTGGSYLVCLDLSAQGRLVWRIPQTSQEEDRWAFEGSPVCDGDNVYVALRYNDSVAPQEHVACYDAQTGVERWRRLVCSAESPARGLADEITNNLLTLDHDTLYLNTNLGAIAAISTDGQIRWLSQYPRAKHSSGSDHGDNFYRDLNPCVFYRGSVLAAPTDCEEIFSLDGSTGQLLWASSLPRDVVHLLGVGGGNLIASGQSLWWLNVDGGKVIYRWPDQTTVHGYGRGALVGDEVYFPTRSEIHVFRQALGHHADAEGHGSAAIDPTQAEVREPIRLDTRNPPQSGGNLVVAGGYLLIATPDKLFALGPHAAAAPIEREVTQAGAQSRADPPEPTHPAAEQ; translated from the coding sequence GTGTCGGCGATCTGGCTTTTCCAAATCGCGCCTCCAGTACGAGCTCAATGGGGGCAAACCGTCGCCGGCGACCTTTCGCCGACCATTCGGGTCGACGAGATCGATCCCGCCGCCAGGGCGCTGCTGGAGCGAGTTAAAGCCAACGTGGCCGAGAAGCAGTGGGACGAGGCCGTCGACACCCTCCGGCAGGTGATGGAGCAGCAGGGGACGAAGCTGATTCGCCTCGATGAAACTCGGTTTATCCCGGTTCGCGAGTATTGCCAAATCCGATTGGCCGAGTTGCCCGACTCGGCGCGAGCGCTCTACCGCAGCCGAGTCGATCCACTGGCAAAGCAATGGTACGACGAAGGACTTGCCGCCCACAATGCGGAACCGCTCCGCCGTGTCGTGGATCAATTGTTTTTGAGCAGTTGGACCGACAAGGCACTGCTTGCGCTCGGCGACATGGCCCTTGAGGAAGGAGCTTTTTCCCGGGCTCGCTGGTGCTGGGAGCGGATCAGTCCGGCCCTACGCACACCCGACGGCCGACCACTCTGGCTCGATTTGCGCGCGGCGCGCGAAACGGGCGCCGCTGCGATTGCCGCGAAACCGCCGGAGCCCGCGGCGCAAGCCAAGGGTGTCGCGTCGGCGCCGCAATGGCTCGCTTATCCCGACACGCGACTGAATCTTGCCGAGGTGCGCGCGCGGCTTGTCTTGGCGTCGATTCTCGAAGGTTCGCTTGTTCGGGCGCGGATCGAGTTGGCCGACTTCGCGCGGCGCCATCCGGAAACTCGCGGAAAGATCGCCGGCCGGGAAGGCGCCTATGCGGATTTGCTCGCTGGCATGTTGAAGACGGCCGAACAGCGGCCCGCGCCAAAGCCGCCAACCGATTGGCTGACATTCGCCGATTCGTTCGACCGAACCATGAGTGCCGCACCCGATCCCGGGCCGCACACGGCCTGGTCGAGGCCCATCGATCTGCCGTTGAACCATGCCGGCCCGTTTCGTGCCGATGTCAATATTAACCGCGAGCCGTTCGGCCTGCCTGAGCGGCGGCCGGCGGAAGATCAGCGAAGCCTGATGTGCTTCCATCCGCTGGTGGTTGGCAATCTGGTGTTGCTGAATTCGCTCGACAAGATTTACGCGTTCGATCTGAGGACGGGCGAACCGGCTTGGCCTGATAAGACCAAGCCTGAAATGGGCGAGATTTATTCCGGCCGAGCGCGGCAGGATACGTTTGTTGGCGACACTGCCGGCAATCAATTCCACACGTTCGGAGTGCCGCGGTTTACGATGTCGGTCGTCGCCCAGCGGTTGTATGCCCGGCTTGGCTCGCCGATTACCGGCCGGCAGCTCGGGTCGGGCGTTTCCACCGGTGGCAGTTATTTGGTGTGCCTCGACCTCTCGGCCCAAGGACGACTGGTGTGGCGAATTCCGCAAACCTCGCAAGAAGAAGATCGCTGGGCATTCGAGGGTTCGCCGGTTTGCGATGGCGACAATGTGTATGTGGCCCTGCGATACAACGATAGCGTCGCGCCGCAAGAACACGTCGCTTGCTACGACGCTCAGACCGGCGTCGAGCGCTGGCGGCGGCTCGTCTGCTCCGCCGAATCCCCCGCCCGCGGACTGGCCGACGAAATCACCAACAACCTGCTCACCCTTGACCACGACACGCTGTATCTGAACACCAATCTCGGCGCCATCGCCGCGATCTCGACCGACGGACAAATTCGCTGGTTGAGCCAATATCCACGGGCGAAGCACTCCAGCGGCAGCGACCATGGCGACAATTTCTACCGCGATCTAAATCCGTGCGTTTTTTATCGCGGCAGCGTGCTGGCGGCGCCGACCGATTGCGAGGAAATTTTTTCGCTCGATGGCTCGACCGGCCAATTGCTTTGGGCCAGCAGCCTGCCGCGCGACGTAGTACATCTATTGGGCGTCGGCGGCGGAAACTTGATCGCCAGCGGTCAGAGCCTGTGGTGGCTCAACGTCGATGGCGGCAAAGTGATTTATCGCTGGCCCGACCAAACCACCGTCCACGGCTACGGCCGCGGAGCCCTCGTGGGAGATGAAGTTTATTTCCCGACACGCTCGGAAATCCACGTGTTTCGTCAAGCTCTCGGACATCATGCCGACGCCGAGGGGCACGGTTCGGCCGCAATTGATCCAACCCAAGCCGAGGTTCGTGAACCGATCCGGCTCGATACCCGCAACCCGCCGCAATCGGGCGGCAATCTTGTCGTCGCCGGTGGCTATTTATTGATCGCCACGCCCGACAAGCTATTCGCTTTGGGCCCGCATGCCGCCGCCGCGCCGATCGAACGCGAAGTAACCCAAGCGGGGGCGCAATCTCGCGCCGATCCCCCCGAACCGACCCACCCCGCCGCCGAACAATGA
- a CDS encoding MoxR family ATPase, with protein sequence MPPEDDLQAVQKLNEAYRRIVAELAKVVVGQHEVIEQLLVALFARGHCLLVGVPGLAKTLMIRSLADSLSLDFNRIQFTPDLMPSDITGTEVIQEDKSTGSRAFKFLRGPIFANVILADEINRTPPKTQAALLEAMQEYQVTVGGTRHRLIEPFFVLATQNPIEQEGTYPLPEAQLDRFMFNIRVDYPNEEEEFQIVKRTTADVQPSITPTLNADEIANLARIVRRVPVADHVTRYALQFTRLTRKEKGDVPEFIRKYVSWGAGPRASQYLVLAAKARAVLHGRYFANCDDIRAVAPPVLRHRILTNFNAEAEGIKPDDLVARLIATIPFDDYDESAGGKLPQVFRSADAG encoded by the coding sequence ATGCCCCCCGAAGATGATCTGCAAGCCGTTCAGAAGCTGAACGAAGCCTATCGACGCATTGTTGCCGAGCTAGCGAAGGTGGTCGTCGGCCAGCACGAGGTGATCGAGCAATTGCTCGTGGCGCTGTTTGCCCGCGGGCATTGTTTGCTGGTCGGCGTGCCGGGATTGGCGAAGACGCTGATGATCCGCTCGCTGGCGGATTCGCTGTCGCTGGATTTCAACCGCATCCAATTCACGCCCGACTTGATGCCGAGCGACATCACCGGCACGGAAGTGATTCAAGAAGACAAATCGACGGGGAGCCGGGCGTTCAAATTTCTGCGCGGTCCGATTTTCGCCAACGTGATCCTGGCCGACGAAATCAATCGCACGCCGCCGAAAACGCAAGCCGCGCTCTTGGAGGCGATGCAGGAATACCAAGTCACCGTCGGCGGCACGCGGCATCGGCTGATCGAGCCGTTTTTCGTGCTTGCCACGCAGAATCCCATCGAGCAGGAAGGGACCTATCCGCTCCCCGAAGCGCAGTTGGACCGCTTCATGTTCAATATCCGCGTCGATTATCCGAACGAAGAGGAAGAGTTCCAGATCGTGAAGCGCACGACGGCCGACGTGCAGCCCTCGATCACGCCGACGCTCAATGCCGACGAAATCGCGAACCTCGCGCGGATCGTCCGACGTGTGCCCGTTGCCGATCATGTGACCCGCTATGCCCTGCAATTCACCCGGCTGACGCGGAAGGAAAAAGGCGACGTGCCCGAGTTCATTCGCAAATACGTCAGTTGGGGCGCGGGGCCGCGAGCCAGCCAATACCTGGTACTTGCGGCAAAAGCCCGGGCCGTGTTGCATGGCCGGTATTTCGCCAATTGCGACGACATTCGAGCGGTCGCCCCGCCCGTGTTGCGGCATCGCATCCTGACCAATTTCAACGCCGAGGCCGAGGGCATCAAGCCCGACGATCTGGTCGCCCGCCTGATCGCCACCATTCCCTTCGACGACTACGACGAGAGCGCCGGTGGAAAGCTTCCCCAAGTATTTCGATCCGCAGACGCTGGCTAA